Proteins encoded within one genomic window of Rossellomorea vietnamensis:
- a CDS encoding class I SAM-dependent methyltransferase — translation MLSSLRAIEELRSGNTLILREHTWLKYLSLTKEKNVNLEQVESLEQMAQNPVLEYVERTLQVLDGLSLHQQEKELVEEVLMWSETAKCGLPHQRREWIDHGFHLAIHNIGSAQIYASEMEKRPEAKRNREREKLLYVLILTHGLAGQYIRGEVRYSSMRPLIDVATEEMFPLLYALNQCIVAGVSPEIWSSVQKEMEEVNRWICDGKVSKEQTFQERLRRLRNLASLQGENVGAVYDERLSSHPDAEKLLEHFFRKTDMWYVEGSLTDFTFEECIKIFLLIERNTREIALEHLSFEPLMKELYYDYKGRKTVNVYKKRIIESYLAECTIEEIVNGKHPSNDHVRLITAPLHAQEEMAGVGFSFSRAGEKLIEFCQEAEKSPLYDRAIVLLYDLFNFRKDAYDRLNNEQTYLSDMNSSQDFKKKISDYAVGETMVDIGPGGGVMLDLLTRHHPGATVIGIDIAVNVVEELKRKKQRENAPWEVMQGDALKLEDYIGNEGADTIVFSSILHEMFSYIPYEGKKFNHGVIAQTLKSSLKALRPKGRIIIRDGIMTEPGEEKRIIRFKDPRGLSFFKRYVGDFKGRSITYTLVGEDAVLLDVNDAMEFLYTYTWGEEAYPHEVQEQFGYFTPSRFREFIQATLGDQAEILLFEHYLQEGYEEHLEKKVELTDETGNPVRLPDSTCFTVIEKK, via the coding sequence ATGCTTTCATCCTTACGTGCAATAGAAGAATTGAGATCAGGAAATACACTCATACTGCGGGAACATACGTGGCTCAAATACCTTTCTCTTACGAAAGAGAAAAACGTGAACCTTGAACAAGTTGAATCGCTTGAACAAATGGCACAAAATCCGGTGCTGGAATACGTAGAAAGAACACTCCAAGTACTGGACGGGTTGAGTCTGCACCAACAAGAGAAAGAGTTAGTGGAAGAAGTCCTCATGTGGAGCGAAACGGCCAAGTGCGGCCTACCCCACCAACGAAGAGAGTGGATCGATCACGGCTTTCATCTCGCCATTCATAATATTGGGTCAGCCCAAATTTACGCTTCGGAAATGGAAAAACGACCGGAAGCAAAACGTAATCGTGAGAGGGAGAAGCTACTGTACGTGCTGATCCTGACACACGGTCTCGCCGGTCAATACATACGGGGTGAAGTCAGATACTCATCCATGAGACCTCTGATCGACGTGGCGACAGAAGAAATGTTTCCTCTTCTGTATGCTTTGAATCAATGTATTGTAGCGGGAGTATCCCCTGAGATCTGGAGTTCGGTACAAAAGGAAATGGAAGAGGTGAACCGCTGGATTTGCGATGGAAAAGTGTCCAAAGAGCAAACGTTTCAAGAAAGGCTCCGTAGGTTGCGAAATCTTGCTTCTTTACAGGGGGAAAACGTTGGCGCTGTATACGATGAAAGGCTGAGTTCCCATCCCGATGCAGAAAAGCTTCTGGAACATTTTTTTCGGAAAACGGATATGTGGTATGTTGAGGGCTCTCTTACGGATTTTACGTTTGAAGAATGCATTAAGATCTTTCTGCTCATTGAACGAAACACACGGGAGATTGCCTTGGAACACCTTTCCTTTGAGCCCTTGATGAAGGAGCTGTATTACGACTATAAAGGAAGAAAGACCGTCAATGTTTATAAAAAAAGAATCATAGAATCGTATCTTGCAGAATGCACAATCGAAGAGATCGTCAACGGTAAGCACCCTTCAAACGATCATGTCCGTTTGATCACAGCGCCCCTTCATGCACAGGAAGAAATGGCGGGGGTCGGGTTTTCTTTTTCACGGGCAGGGGAGAAGCTGATTGAATTCTGCCAGGAAGCTGAAAAATCACCCCTTTATGATCGGGCCATCGTCCTGTTATATGACCTGTTCAACTTCAGGAAGGATGCCTATGACAGGCTGAACAATGAACAAACCTACCTAAGTGATATGAATAGCTCACAGGACTTCAAGAAAAAGATTTCGGACTACGCTGTAGGAGAGACAATGGTCGATATCGGTCCGGGGGGAGGAGTCATGCTGGACCTGTTGACCCGTCACCACCCCGGAGCCACCGTCATCGGAATCGACATTGCCGTCAATGTGGTGGAGGAGCTGAAACGGAAGAAGCAAAGGGAAAACGCCCCATGGGAAGTCATGCAGGGAGATGCTCTCAAGCTCGAAGACTACATCGGGAACGAAGGGGCCGACACGATCGTATTCTCGTCGATCCTCCATGAGATGTTTTCCTATATTCCGTACGAAGGTAAAAAATTCAATCATGGGGTCATTGCCCAAACCTTAAAGAGTTCCCTTAAAGCTCTCAGACCAAAAGGAAGGATCATCATCCGGGACGGCATCATGACAGAGCCCGGAGAAGAGAAGCGGATCATTCGCTTTAAAGATCCACGGGGCCTTTCCTTTTTCAAGAGATACGTGGGGGACTTCAAGGGGAGGTCGATCACCTATACCTTAGTAGGAGAAGATGCCGTCCTTCTTGATGTAAACGATGCGATGGAATTCCTTTATACGTATACATGGGGTGAAGAAGCTTACCCCCATGAAGTACAGGAACAATTCGGCTATTTCACTCCATCAAGATTTCGGGAGTTTATCCAGGCGACGCTCGGAGACCAGGCTGAAATCCTGTTATTTGAGCATTACCTGCAAGAAGGGTATGAAGAACATTTAGAAAAGAAAGTCGAGCTTACCGATGAAACCGGAAATCCGGTGCGCCTTC
- a CDS encoding DUF5658 family protein has translation MRYLLLYILLLNLVDAFVTMYGLHFQYISESNPLMHTLYLTDPWLFLLLKVGLSFVLLFLLFHLKTDKRSSRVLLLVSVFAAVSYSCVFLMHGYWLLEVAGGLV, from the coding sequence ATGAGGTACCTGCTGCTTTATATCTTACTCCTTAACCTCGTAGATGCATTCGTCACAATGTATGGTTTGCATTTTCAGTATATATCAGAATCCAATCCCCTCATGCATACCCTTTATCTCACGGACCCTTGGTTGTTTCTACTATTGAAGGTCGGTCTTTCGTTCGTTTTGCTGTTCCTTCTTTTTCATCTTAAAACGGATAAACGGTCCTCAAGGGTGTTGCTCCTCGTGTCAGTCTTTGCGGCAGTATCCTACAGCTGTGTTTTTCTCATGCATGGGTACTGGCTGTTGGAGGTCGCAGGTGGACTGGTTTGA
- a CDS encoding DUF948 domain-containing protein, giving the protein MNTLDETKKTLSDMRKAVNGITEEAEELIHTANQISVDVKGKMKAVDPLVESAHDVGDMIHSVTSSVKRAASQNRTPKTIHTQESKQVQIKLK; this is encoded by the coding sequence ATGAACACGCTGGACGAAACGAAGAAGACACTGTCTGACATGAGGAAGGCCGTGAATGGGATTACAGAGGAGGCAGAAGAACTGATCCATACGGCCAACCAGATTTCTGTTGATGTAAAAGGAAAGATGAAAGCCGTTGATCCGCTGGTCGAGTCCGCACATGATGTCGGGGACATGATCCACAGTGTGACAAGCTCCGTGAAAAGGGCCGCTTCGCAAAATCGCACTCCGAAGACCATCCATACTCAGGAAAGCAAGCAGGTGCAGATTAAATTGAAGTAA
- a CDS encoding pullulanase — translation MRNRTKRHFSVVMTLMMLISLWSPFAPAASAVADGNEAATAADSGDRTVRFTYDREDETYDGWNIWAWNTGVKDDQINFDSYENGVAVANIAVAPETEQFGFVLRSTEDWGTAQKEFGDRFIKVNKNDTLTKAYITSGVEEIRIVPDGSAPVIDQGDATFYYRDKNLFQNDQMDTIEKVELKYNGETKEMTYEPENERFVLPYDNIPNGKNEYSFLVTKDGVTTEVSDPYNTVDGKSVLDFQKADLTVTGSVAPAAVDYNENAVLNVDIEGLTDGLKIQKITADVSSLGGSEKFEIDPSLNEVTLSVDDDITAGTKSIPLTAVDSYGNVYKGSTEIEVKARQSVGDSDLDWDESIIYFMLTDRFFNGDTSNDDPYNLNYDKSKRGTYQGGDFKGITDKLDYLDKLGVNTIWISPVVENVKYDVRKGEEGEPYFGYHGYWASNFGELNPHFGSMDDFHNLIDEAHDRGIKIMVDVVLNHTGYGLKEIDGELPEDQRPAGYPTDAEREKYSDILRQGNVGSDEVVGELAGLPDVMTEDPEARQQIIDWQTDWIEKAKTDKGNTIDYFRVDTVKHVEDATWMSFKNAITEKMPKHKMIGEAWGASSDNDYGYLDTGMMDSLLDFGFKDIAREFVSGNLKAANDKLTARNGKIDNTATLGQFLGSHDEDGFLYSLGGDEGKLKLAASLQATSKGQPVIYYGEELGQSGANNYPQYDNRYDLNWDDVENNDVLDHYTKILNFRGAHSDVFAKGERHTVGGSNSDQFLLFSRDYEDDSVYVGLNVADEAKEITLTVDSPDAVVTNAYSGETYPTTESGKVTLTLPSKTDGGTALLTVEGGSIKGAVAGGEDPEAEPVPENNIRIHYNRTDANYENFGAWLWNDVASPSANWPTGATMFEKTDSYGAYIDVPLAEGAKNIGFLVMDVTKGDAGKDGGDKSFSITNPDVNEIWIEQGSDKVYTYEPVDLPANTVRIHYDREDGNYENFGLWTWGDVKSPTTDWPTGALDFSKKDRYGAYVDVELNADAKQIGFLVLNEATGNKDGGDKTFNLLDKYDQLWVKEGEDTVFISPHGDVATGLVSSEVISDDTIRLNFTMTDGLTEEALLSGIAIKDSAGSDVKVNSVKITGDKTVEVKADFDLKKLPLSITYSGRTVSAEAGWRLLDNKYAYDGDDLGATYKKGNATLKLWAPKASKVVANIYHKKDARSLIGKVEMTLGEKGVWSTDLKAKDLKVKDLKGFYYQYEVTNDGVTKKVLDPYAKSMAAFTVNTEGETGPDDDNVGKAAIVDLKGTDPKKFTHASIDGYEKREDAVIYEIHVRDFTSDPSIEKDLKKERWGTYDAFIKKLDYIKSMGVTHVQLLPIMAWYYGDETKMGERELEYSAGGNEYNWGYDPHSYFSPDGAYSEDPTDPQLRIEETKRLIDAIHDKGMGVVLDVVYTHMAKTSTLNDIVPNYYAFQDEQGNFLGGFGNNLATNHVMAEKLMVDSVKYWFDEYKIDGMRFDMMGDASYPAIQKAYDAAAEINPKALFIGEGWRTFAGHLSDPSLKGMGADQDWMDKTDDVGVFSDEIRNELKSGFGSEGEPRFLTGGARDINTIFNNIKGQPGNTADDDPGDMVQYIAAHDNLPLYDVIAQSIKKDPAIPENNLEIHKRIRLGNSMILTSQGTAFLHGGQEYGRTKQWLGEGVPEQKYHELEDENGDPFGYFIHDSYDSSDAINMFDWEKATNKKKYEINTTTREYTEGLIRLRRSTNAFRLGDKELVDQNVSLMDIPEIADTDLLLAYKNVSTDDTGEYYVFVNADDEARTLSIGDYDFSKGKVVVDNDEAGTHPVSKKSGFTMSDDTLTLDPLTTVVIKVEEKGKKGKKRKKH, via the coding sequence ATGAGAAATAGGACAAAGCGTCACTTCTCAGTGGTAATGACATTGATGATGCTGATCAGTCTGTGGTCACCATTCGCTCCGGCGGCTTCTGCGGTTGCCGATGGAAATGAGGCGGCGACAGCAGCGGATTCCGGTGACCGCACGGTACGCTTCACGTATGACCGTGAAGACGAAACGTACGACGGCTGGAACATATGGGCATGGAATACAGGGGTGAAGGATGATCAAATCAACTTCGACTCCTATGAAAACGGAGTGGCGGTAGCGAACATCGCCGTCGCACCTGAAACGGAGCAGTTCGGGTTTGTTCTGCGCAGTACCGAGGATTGGGGTACGGCTCAAAAAGAATTCGGCGACCGCTTCATTAAAGTGAATAAGAACGACACCCTCACCAAGGCCTACATAACAAGTGGTGTCGAGGAGATCCGCATCGTACCGGACGGGTCCGCACCGGTCATCGATCAGGGGGATGCGACATTCTACTATCGTGACAAGAACCTTTTCCAAAACGATCAAATGGATACGATCGAAAAAGTGGAGTTAAAGTACAACGGAGAAACGAAGGAAATGACGTATGAGCCGGAGAATGAGCGGTTCGTTCTGCCATACGACAACATTCCTAACGGGAAAAATGAGTACAGTTTTTTAGTCACAAAAGATGGTGTGACGACGGAAGTGAGTGATCCTTACAATACGGTGGACGGCAAATCGGTTCTTGATTTCCAGAAAGCCGATCTGACAGTGACGGGTTCTGTGGCTCCTGCAGCTGTGGACTATAACGAAAATGCCGTCTTGAATGTTGACATCGAAGGATTGACAGATGGTTTAAAGATTCAAAAAATCACGGCGGATGTTTCTTCATTAGGCGGATCGGAGAAGTTTGAGATCGATCCGTCACTGAATGAAGTGACCCTTTCCGTGGATGATGACATTACGGCAGGGACGAAGTCGATTCCTCTAACCGCAGTCGACTCCTACGGAAACGTCTATAAAGGAAGTACTGAAATCGAAGTGAAAGCAAGGCAGTCTGTCGGCGATTCCGACCTTGATTGGGATGAATCGATCATTTATTTCATGCTGACGGACCGGTTCTTTAACGGAGATACGTCGAACGATGATCCTTACAACCTGAATTATGACAAGTCGAAACGCGGCACGTATCAAGGCGGAGATTTTAAAGGGATCACGGACAAACTCGATTACCTTGATAAGCTTGGCGTGAACACGATCTGGATCAGTCCGGTTGTGGAGAATGTGAAGTACGATGTGAGAAAAGGGGAAGAGGGGGAGCCTTACTTCGGCTACCACGGCTACTGGGCGAGCAACTTCGGCGAGCTTAATCCTCACTTCGGAAGCATGGACGACTTCCATAACCTGATTGATGAGGCACATGATCGCGGAATCAAGATTATGGTCGATGTCGTGTTGAACCACACCGGTTACGGATTGAAAGAAATCGACGGCGAGCTGCCTGAAGATCAGCGTCCTGCCGGATATCCGACTGACGCCGAACGTGAAAAGTACAGCGACATCCTTCGTCAGGGCAATGTTGGTAGTGACGAAGTGGTCGGTGAACTGGCCGGGCTTCCTGACGTAATGACCGAAGATCCTGAAGCGCGTCAGCAGATCATCGACTGGCAGACCGATTGGATCGAGAAAGCGAAAACGGATAAAGGCAATACGATCGACTATTTCCGTGTCGATACGGTGAAGCATGTGGAAGACGCCACATGGATGTCGTTCAAGAATGCGATCACTGAAAAAATGCCGAAGCACAAAATGATCGGGGAAGCCTGGGGCGCAAGTTCCGACAATGACTACGGTTACCTTGATACAGGGATGATGGATTCCCTCCTTGACTTCGGATTCAAGGATATCGCCCGTGAGTTTGTGAGCGGCAACTTGAAAGCGGCCAATGATAAACTGACGGCCCGAAACGGGAAGATTGATAACACGGCCACACTTGGACAATTCCTGGGGAGCCATGATGAAGACGGATTCCTGTATTCACTCGGCGGTGACGAAGGCAAGCTGAAGCTTGCTGCCTCCCTTCAGGCTACGTCGAAAGGACAGCCGGTCATTTATTATGGTGAAGAGCTTGGGCAGAGTGGTGCGAATAATTATCCTCAGTATGATAACCGCTATGACCTGAACTGGGATGATGTAGAGAATAATGATGTGCTGGATCACTATACGAAGATCCTAAACTTCAGGGGAGCCCATTCGGATGTGTTTGCAAAGGGTGAGAGGCATACAGTCGGCGGCTCGAATAGCGACCAGTTCCTATTATTCTCTCGTGACTATGAAGACGACTCCGTGTACGTCGGGTTAAACGTCGCGGATGAAGCGAAAGAGATCACGCTGACGGTTGATTCACCAGATGCGGTCGTGACCAATGCTTATTCCGGAGAAACCTATCCTACAACTGAATCGGGTAAGGTAACGTTGACCCTTCCTTCCAAAACAGACGGAGGTACGGCACTTCTCACGGTTGAAGGCGGCAGCATCAAGGGTGCAGTGGCTGGAGGAGAAGATCCAGAAGCGGAACCTGTACCTGAAAACAACATCCGCATCCACTATAACCGGACGGATGCTAACTACGAAAACTTCGGTGCATGGCTCTGGAATGATGTCGCCTCTCCATCAGCAAACTGGCCGACAGGCGCGACGATGTTTGAAAAAACCGACAGCTACGGGGCTTACATTGACGTGCCGCTTGCTGAAGGGGCAAAAAACATCGGATTCCTCGTCATGGATGTGACGAAGGGAGATGCGGGGAAAGATGGCGGAGACAAATCCTTCTCCATCACAAACCCTGACGTGAATGAAATCTGGATCGAGCAGGGATCGGATAAGGTGTATACGTATGAGCCGGTTGATCTGCCTGCGAACACGGTCCGAATCCACTATGACCGTGAAGACGGGAATTATGAAAACTTCGGCCTATGGACGTGGGGAGATGTGAAATCCCCGACAACAGACTGGCCGACGGGCGCGCTCGACTTTTCAAAGAAGGATCGATACGGAGCGTATGTAGACGTTGAGTTGAATGCCGATGCCAAACAGATCGGCTTCCTAGTTCTTAATGAAGCGACCGGTAATAAGGACGGCGGAGACAAAACCTTCAACCTCCTCGATAAATATGATCAACTCTGGGTAAAAGAGGGCGAAGATACTGTCTTCATTTCCCCTCATGGAGATGTGGCGACGGGACTCGTTTCATCTGAAGTCATTTCGGATGACACGATCCGCCTGAATTTTACGATGACAGATGGTTTGACGGAGGAAGCACTGCTTTCAGGCATTGCCATCAAAGACAGTGCTGGTTCCGATGTGAAAGTAAATAGCGTTAAAATTACCGGAGACAAAACAGTGGAAGTGAAAGCTGATTTTGACCTGAAAAAGCTCCCTCTTTCCATCACCTACTCGGGCAGGACCGTTTCGGCAGAAGCCGGATGGCGACTGCTTGATAACAAGTATGCTTACGATGGGGATGACCTGGGTGCCACGTATAAAAAAGGAAATGCCACATTAAAACTGTGGGCACCGAAAGCAAGTAAGGTGGTCGCAAATATTTATCATAAAAAAGACGCAAGGTCACTAATTGGAAAAGTGGAAATGACTTTAGGTGAAAAGGGTGTCTGGTCAACGGACTTGAAAGCAAAAGACCTCAAAGTGAAAGATTTGAAAGGCTTCTATTATCAATACGAAGTGACCAATGATGGCGTAACGAAAAAAGTACTCGATCCGTACGCCAAATCCATGGCGGCCTTCACCGTCAACACAGAGGGTGAAACAGGACCTGACGACGATAACGTCGGAAAAGCGGCGATCGTCGACTTGAAGGGGACGGACCCTAAGAAATTCACTCATGCTTCCATCGATGGCTATGAAAAACGGGAGGATGCGGTCATCTATGAAATCCATGTCCGTGACTTCACGTCCGACCCGTCCATCGAGAAGGATTTGAAAAAGGAACGTTGGGGCACGTATGACGCCTTCATTAAAAAGCTTGATTACATCAAATCAATGGGTGTGACCCACGTCCAGCTGCTTCCGATCATGGCCTGGTATTACGGTGATGAAACGAAGATGGGAGAACGGGAGCTTGAGTATTCCGCGGGAGGCAACGAGTACAACTGGGGATATGATCCTCACAGCTACTTCTCCCCGGACGGTGCGTATTCAGAGGATCCCACCGATCCACAGCTGCGCATCGAAGAAACGAAGCGATTGATTGATGCGATTCATGATAAAGGCATGGGAGTCGTCCTCGACGTCGTCTACACCCATATGGCCAAAACAAGCACACTGAACGATATCGTGCCGAATTATTATGCGTTCCAGGATGAGCAGGGGAACTTCCTCGGCGGCTTCGGGAATAACCTCGCCACCAACCATGTGATGGCTGAGAAGCTGATGGTGGATTCCGTGAAATACTGGTTCGACGAATACAAGATCGACGGTATGCGCTTCGATATGATGGGGGATGCAAGCTATCCTGCCATCCAGAAAGCCTACGACGCAGCGGCCGAAATCAACCCTAAGGCCCTGTTCATCGGGGAAGGCTGGAGAACATTCGCCGGTCACCTGTCGGATCCTTCCTTAAAAGGAATGGGAGCTGATCAGGACTGGATGGACAAAACCGACGACGTGGGAGTCTTCTCCGACGAAATCCGGAACGAACTGAAATCCGGTTTCGGTTCAGAAGGTGAGCCGCGCTTCCTGACCGGTGGCGCACGGGACATCAACACTATTTTTAATAACATCAAGGGACAGCCGGGTAACACGGCTGACGACGATCCGGGCGACATGGTTCAGTACATCGCGGCCCACGATAATCTGCCGCTGTACGACGTCATTGCCCAATCGATCAAAAAGGACCCGGCCATCCCGGAAAATAACTTGGAAATCCATAAGCGGATTCGACTCGGGAACTCGATGATTCTTACATCACAAGGGACGGCATTCCTTCATGGTGGCCAGGAATATGGCCGGACCAAGCAGTGGCTCGGCGAAGGCGTACCGGAACAGAAATATCATGAGCTAGAGGACGAAAATGGAGACCCATTCGGCTACTTCATCCACGACTCATACGATTCATCCGACGCCATCAACATGTTTGACTGGGAAAAAGCAACGAACAAGAAGAAATACGAAATCAACACAACCACACGGGAATACACAGAAGGTCTGATCAGGCTGAGAAGATCCACCAATGCGTTCCGACTCGGCGACAAAGAACTGGTCGACCAAAATGTATCCCTGATGGATATCCCTGAAATCGCTGATACGGACTTACTGCTTGCGTATAAGAACGTATCGACGGATGATACGGGTGAGTATTATGTATTTGTAAATGCAGATGACGAAGCAAGGACGCTGTCTATCGGAGACTATGACTTCTCTAAAGGAAAAGTTGTGGTGGATAATGATGAAGCGGGGACGCATCCTGTTTCAAAAAAGTCAGGCTTTACCATGAGCGACGACACATTGACCCTGGATCCTTTGACTACCGTGGTTATCAAAGTGGAGGAGAAGGGGAAGAAAGGAAAGAAGAGAAAGAAACATTGA